The following proteins are co-located in the Silene latifolia isolate original U9 population chromosome 1, ASM4854445v1, whole genome shotgun sequence genome:
- the LOC141658851 gene encoding uncharacterized protein LOC141658851, whose amino-acid sequence MVEQVQVIRQKMRAVQDRQKSYTGLKRSEIEFEIGDKVLLKVLSPMKGVMRFGKKDRVGEVAYRLALPPAFDRIHNVFRVSQLRKYVSDPTHVLEPEHVEIDEQMSYVKMPKEILDRKVRKTRNGETALVKVLWTNHNVQQATWEAEAAMRDKYSNLFVNLVGYEDVTFFWGDMM is encoded by the exons ATGGTGGAGCAAGTACAGGTTATTCGACAAAAGATGAGAGCTGTGCAGGATAGACAGAAGAGTTATACTGGTTTGAAGAGAAGTGAGATAGAGTTTGAGATAGGAGACAAAGTGTTACTAAAAGTACTATCTCCTATGAAGGGtgtgatgaggtttgggaagaaag aCAGAGTTGGAGAGGTAGCTTATCGATTAGCACTACCTCCAGCTTTCGACAGAATTCATAATGTATTTCGTGTTTCAcaactgcggaagtatgtgagtgatcctactcATGTGTTAGAGCCTGAGCATGTGGAGATAGATGAGCAGATGTCATATGTTAAAATGCCTAAGGAGATATTGGACAGAAAAGTAAGAAAGACTAGGAATGGAGAGACAGCTTTAGTGAAGGTTTTATGGACTAATCATAATGTGCAGCAAGCTACATGGGAAGCTGAAGCTGCTATGAGGGACAAGTACTCTAATCTTTTTGTTAATTTagttggttacgaggacgtaactttTTTTTGGGGGGATATGATGTAA